From Lolium perenne isolate Kyuss_39 chromosome 5, Kyuss_2.0, whole genome shotgun sequence, a single genomic window includes:
- the LOC127303503 gene encoding uncharacterized protein — MRNTAAIRQPLDDEDVVNEILCRLPPQPSSVLCASLASKLWRNLTVSSAFRRRLRAHHRHAPILGVYEKHARTFQFIPAFDAPYRIPTERFSLKVCADHSHKVDNWIVLWCRHGRVLIINQTRRELLGFDPISSDLCVVAIPTDFVNKAYTTNGAVVVLVGVWGNRGDGDLSARIYSSESGVWGNLVSAPEGPKPCRVGRLPCTLASNGLYWWLTEPHGCILHFDLGSQRLAVINRPPVTGINIGCSRIIWQRTAASSSPFCPTPLSGCMTARWVPMVLPLG; from the exons ATGAGAAACACCGCCGCAATTCGGCAGCCGCTCGACGACGAGGACGTCGTCAACGAGATCCTTTGCCGCCTCCCACCACAACCCTCCTCGGTCCTCTGTGCCTCGCTCGCCTCCAAGCTCTGGCGCAACCTCACCGTCTCCTCCgccttccgccgccgcctccgcgcccACCACCGTCACGCCCCCATCCTCGGCGTCTACGAGAAGCACGCCAGGACGTTCCAGTTCATCCCCGCGTTTGACGCTCCATATCGTATTCCGACCGAGAGGTTCTCGCTGAAGGTCTGTGCCGACCACAGTCACAAAGTGGACAACTGGATTGTGCTTTGGTGccgccacggccgcgtcctcatCATCAATCAGACCCGGCGCGAGCTCCTCGGGTTCGATCCAATCTCCAGTGATCTCTGCGTCGTGGCCATCCCGACGGACTTCGTGAACAAAGCCTACACCACCAATGGAGCTGTG GTGGTGTTGGTGGGCGTCTGGGGCAATCGCGGCGACGGAGACCTCTCCGCCCGCATCTACTCCTCTGAGAGCGGCGTGTGGGGCAACCTCGTGTCGGCGCCGGAAGGCCCAAAACCATGCCGCGTTGGCCGTCTCCCATGCACCCTCGCCAGCAATGGGCTCTACTGGTGGCTAACTGAGCCTCACGGATGCATACTCCACTTTGATTTGGGTAGCCAACGGCTAGCCGTGATCAACAGGCCTCCGGTCACCGGCATCAACATCGGCTGCAGCCGGATCATCTGGCAGAGGACGGCGGCATCGTCCTCGCCATTCTGTCCTACCCCACTTTCTGGATGTATGACCGCAAGGTGGGTTCCCATGGTTCTGCCACTTGGGTGA